A window of the Brassica napus cultivar Da-Ae chromosome C5, Da-Ae, whole genome shotgun sequence genome harbors these coding sequences:
- the LOC106397130 gene encoding mitochondrial import receptor subunit TOM9-1, whose amino-acid sequence MAPKRKGAGKSGGIDSSILAKIINHDVASKGRRAACDAVYVSKKLLRSTGKAAWIAGTTFLILVVPLFIQAERDQMLGEIEFQQASILGPPPPGAL is encoded by the coding sequence ATGGCGCCTAAGAGAAAAGGAGCAGGCAAATCCGGCGGTATAGACTCGAGCATCTTAGCGAAGATCATAAATCACGACGTCGCCTCTAAGGGGAGACGCGCAGCGTGCGACGCCGTCTACGTGTCGAAGAAGCTGTTACGAAGTACGGGGAAAGCTGCGTGGATCGCGGGAACGACTTTTCTCATCCTCGTCGTGCCTTTGTTCATCCAGGCGGAGCGAGATCAGATGTTAGGCGAGATCGAGTTTCAGCAAGCCAGCATTCTCGGACCTCCACCTCCCGGTGCTctataa
- the LOC106401177 gene encoding pre-mRNA-processing factor 39-2 isoform X1 — translation MGDSEAMVAQGYTSAPYGDYNASAATATVESTGQENASLVNGNGPEGGSSAPVENGKASDEVAVTAPGAEHGDNAVSTLSPEEERLWSIVRANSLEFNAWTALIEETERIAQDNIAKIRKVYDTFLAEFPLCYGYWKKYADHEARVGAMDKVVEVYERAVQGVTYSVDIWVHYCTFAINTYGDPDTIRRLFERALVYVGTDFLSSPLWDKYIEYECMQQDWSRVANIYTKILENPIQNLDRYFANFKELAETRPLSELRSAEESAAVAAASDASKASPSESDGKADEEKSQADGSSEQSPKLETAGSTDPEELKNYIAIREAMYIKAKEFESKIIGFEMAIRRPYFHVRPLNAAELENWHNYLDFIEKDGDFNKVVKLYERCLVACANYPEYWIRYVLSMETSGSMDLADNALARATQVFVKRQPEIHLFAARFKEQNGDIAAARAAFQLVHSEISPGLVEAVIKHANMEHRQGKPEDAFALYEQVIALEKGKENSTVLPLLYAQYSRFSYLVSGDAEKARKILVEALDHVQPSKPLLETVLHFESLLPAPRQIDYLAPFVEKVINPNSDAQNVASSTEREELSLIYIEFLGLFGDVKTIKKAEDQHAKLFRRSTSELRKRSADDFLSSDRTKMAKTYNGAPPAQPASAQAQWSGGYAAQPQTWPQAQAAPAQPQQWNPAYGQQAAYGAYPAGYTAPQAPAPVPQAAAYGAYPAQAYPAQSYAPPVAGAAPVQQPTAAAPQAYYNTYY, via the exons ATGGGAGACAGCGAGGCTATGGTTGCCCAGGGCTATACCTCTGCACCATATGGAGATTATAATGCTTCTGCTGCTACTGCTACGGTGGAATCTACAGGGCAAGAAAACGCTTCTTTGGTCAATGGGAATGGCCCTGAAGGTGGTTCAAGTGCGCCAGTGGAGAATGGAAAGGCATCAGATGAGGTGGCGGTAACAGCTCCAGGAGCTGAGCATGGAGACAATGCTG TCTCTACTCTTTCACCGGAAGAGGAGCGCCTGTGGAGTATTGTACGGGCTAATTCTTTAGAGTTCAATGCTTGGACTGCCTTAATTGAAGAGACAGAGAGGATAGCTCAG GACAATATAGCAAAAATCCGGAAGGTGTATGATACTTTTCTAGCTGAATTTCCTTTGTGTTATGGCTATTGGAAAAAGTATGCGGATCATGAGGCTCGTGTGGGGGCAATGGACAAAGTCGTGGAGGTTTACGAAAGAGCAGTGCAGGGGGTGACATATTCAGTGGACATTTGGGTTCATTATTGCACTTTTGCCATCAATACATATGGAGATCCAGACACCATCAGAAG GCTTTTTGAACGCGCTCTAGTTTACGTTGGGACTGATTTTCTGTCATCTCCATTGTGGGACAAATACATTGAGTATGAGTGCATGCAGCAGGACTGGAGCCGAGTTGCCAATATTTACACCAAAATATTGGAAAATCCTATTCAAAATCTTGATAGATACTTCGCCAA CTTTAAGGAACTAGCCGAAACAAGGCCTCTGTCAGAACTAAGGAGTGCCGAGGAATCTGCGGCAGTTGCAGCTGCTAGTGATGCTTCTAAAGCTTCACCATCTGAGTCTGATGGAAAGGCAGATGAAGAAAAATCTCAAGCTGATGGTTCCTCCGAACAATCTCCTAAATTGGAAACTGCTGGTTCAACTGACCCCGAGGAGTTGAAGAATTACATTGCCATCAGAGAAGCCATGTATATAAAAGCCAAAGAGTTTGAATCCAAGATCATTGGTTTTGAAATGGCTATAAGAAGGCCATATTTCCATGTGCGGCCTCTCAATGCTGCAGAGCTAGAGAACTGGCATAACTATCTGGATTTCATAGAGAAGGATGGGGACTTCAATAAG GTTGTCAAGCTATATGAAAGATGTCTAGTGGCATGTGCAAATTACCCTGAATACTGGATTCGATATGTACTAAGCATGGAAACAAGTGGAAGTATGGACCTTGCAGACAACGCCCTTGCTCGAGCAACTCAAGTGTTTGTCAAG AGACAACCAGAAATTCACCTTTTTGCTGCTCGATTTAAAGAGCAAAATGGGGACATAGCTGCTGCAAGAGCTGCATTCCAGTTAGTGCACTCTGAAATTTCTCCCGGACTTGTTGAAGCAGTGATTAAACACGCGAACATGGAACATCGACAA GGAAAGCCAGAGGATGCTTTCGCATTGTATGAGCAAGTGATTGCTCTTgaaaagggaaaagagaactccaCAGTACTGCCGCTGCTGTATGCTCAGTATTCAAGATTTTCATATTTG GTTTCAGGGGACGCTGAGAAAGCTAGGAAGATTCTAGTCGAAGCACTTGACCACGTGCAGCCTTCAAAACCTCTCCTGGAAACAGTGCTTCATTTTGAGAGTCTTCTGCCAGCACCAAGACAGATTGATTACCTTGCGCCATTTGTTGAGAAGGTTATAAATCCAAATTCAGATGCCCAGAACGTTGCAAGCTCCACTGAGAGAGAAGAGCTATCGTTGATATATATAGAG TTCTTGGGCCTTTTTGGAGATGTCAAGACCATCAAAAAGGCAGAAGATCAACACGCTAAACTCTTTCGCCGGAGCACGTCAGAGCTGAGAAAGCGCAGCGCAGATGACTTTCTATCTTCTGATAGGACTAAAATGGCGAAAACTTACAACGGCGCTCCTCCTGCTCAGCCAGCGTCTGCACAAGCTCAGTGGTCTGGTGGCTACGCTGCACAGCCTCAGACTTGGCCACAAGCACAAGCCGCTCCTGCACAACCACAACAATGGAACCCCGCCTATGGCCAGCag GCTGCGTATGGTGCATATCCCGCTGGTTATACTGCTCCACAAGCACCAGCACCCGTCCCACAAGCTGCTGCTTATGGCGCATATCCTGCTCAG GCATATCCAGCACAGAGTTACGCACCTCCTGTTGCTGGTGCAGCACCGGTCCAGCAACCCACTGCTGCTGCTCCTCAAGCTTACTACAACACTTACTACTGA
- the LOC106402173 gene encoding long-chain-alcohol oxidase FAO1-like: MNAENREMVGGTRGKKGGHPLLRWSTKQENFSHGFSQSDLQALSAICEAIMPPVPLLSLDLDMKLKVLRNDALLSFFKSSGSHVRPDEVAEVMATKAMPVTVTVVRIVLRLLTFRLGTLLLCGFVCLDKKNWSSLLLKFSDISLEKREKVLQKWNKQWYNPLARIAFMMIKAIFLFYYFTWTNENTENPAWDAIGYKVDIGENEDTEHKQRPLEKGIIETAKEDEATIKQLMISKGLKLKEDKESNTFKIECDAVVIGSGCGGGVAAANLAKSGLKVIVVEKGNYFVPQDYSTLEGPSMFEMFEANGLLMTHDGRFRFMAGSTLGGGSVVNWAASLKTPDAIIEEWSVDKGIATFAREGYTAAMESVCKRIGVTERVIREGFQNQILRKGCEKLGLDVTVVPRNSSEEHYCGSCSFGCKTGDKRGTNITWLVDAVDNSAVILTQCRAEKLILADTETGRRKKKRCLGVTASISNTTINKIEINAKVTVVACGSLMTPGLLSSSGLKNHNIGRGLHIHPILMAWGYFPEKNSSFNGAAHEGEIMTSLHYVFEIDSTTPNITLETPALGPGTFAALVPWVSGKDMKERLAKYARTSHIFVMVRDEGVGEVKGGVVKYKLTKADEENLTTGLRRALRILVAAGAEEVGTYRSDGQRLRCDGVEEEDLEKFLETVDAPPGVVSMSRWWTHSFTAHQMGCCRMGATEEEGAVDGYGESWEAEGLYVCDASVMPTALGVNPMITTQSTAYCISKRLAALMKKKQD, from the exons ATGAATGCAGAAAACAGAGAGATGGTAGGAGGAACAAGAGGCAAGAAGGGAGGGCACCCGTTGCTGAGATGGAGTACGAAACAAGAAAACTTTAGCCATGGCTTCTCACAATCTGACCTCCAAGCTCTCTCTGCGATTTGCGAGGCTATCATGCCTCCTGTTCCATTACTGAGCTTAGATCTTGACATGAAGCTGAAAGTCTTACGCAACGATGCCCTCCTATCTTTCTTCAAGTCTTCTGGCTCTCATGTCAGACCCGACGAG GTAGCAGAGGTAATGGCGACAAAGGCAATGCCAGTGACAGTTACAGTGGTGAGAATAGTTTTGAGATTACTCACCTTCAGATTGGGAACTTTGCTGCTATGTGGGTTTGTCTGTCTTGATAAGAAGAATtggtcttctcttcttctcaaatTCTCTGACATCTCGCttgaaaaaagagaaaaagtacTCCAGAAATGGAACAAGCAGTGGTATAACCCTCTAGCAAGAATTGCTTTTATGATGATCAAAGCCATCTTCCTGTTCTACTACTTCACTTGG ACAAATGAAAATACAGAGAACCCTGCATGGGATGCAATTGGTTATAAGGTGGACATAGGTGAAAACGAGGACACGGAACACAAGCAAAGGCCTCTAGAGAAAGGAATCATCGAGACCGCAAAAGAAGACGAGGCAACCATCAAGCAACTCATGATCAGCAAAGGTCTTAAACTCAAAGAGGACAAAGAAAGCAACACTTTCAAGATCGAGTGCGATGCAGTGGTAATAGGCTCCGGCTGCGGAGGAGGAGTCGCAGCAGCGAACCTAGCGAAGTCAGGCCTTAAGGTAATAGTCGTCGAGAAAGGGAACTACTTCGTGCCGCAAGACTACTCAACTCTCGAAGGCCCTTCCATGTTCGAGATGTTCGAAGCCAACGGGCTGCTGATGACTCACGACGGGAGGTTCAGGTTCATGGCGGGGTCAACTCTCGGCGGCGGCTCGGTTGTAAACTGGGCGGCTTCGTTGAAAACACCTGACGCGATCATCGAAGAATGGTCAGTTGATAAAGGTATTGCAACATTCGCTAGAGAGGGATACACAGCTGCTATGGAGAGTGTTTGCAAGAGGATAGGCGTCACTGAGAGAGTCATCAGAGAAGGTTTTCAGAACCAGATACTGCGTAAAGGCTGCGAGAAGCTCGGGCTGGATGTGACGGTAGTGCCGAGGAACTCGTCAGAGGAGCATTACTGCGGTAGCTGCTCGTTCGGTTGCAAAACTGGCGATAAGAGAGGGACGAATATAACATGGCTAGTTGATGCAGTTGACAACAGTGCAGTGATTCTAACACAGTGCAGAGCTGAGAAGCTGATCTTGGCTGATACAGAGACTGGacgaaggaaaaaaaaaagatgtttgGGAGTCACAGCTTCGATATCAAACACAACCATAAACAAGATTGAGATCAATGCTAAAGTGACAGTCGTGGCATGCGGCTCGCTTATGACACCGGGGCTGTTATCTTCGAGCGGGTTGAAGAATCATAACATCGGTCGGGGTCTCCACATCCACCCTATACTAATGGCGTGGGGATACTTCCCTGAGAAAAACTCGAGCTTCAACGGAGCAGCTCACGAGGGAGAGATCATGACTTCGTTACACTACGTGTTCGAAATAGACTCCACAACACCTAACATAACGCTGGAAACTCCAGCGTTAGGCCCAGGGACCTTCGCGGCTCTCGTCCCGTGGGTCTCTGGGAAAGACATGAAGGAGAGATTAGCCAAATACGCGAGAACGTCTCACATCTTCGTTATGGTGAGAGACGAAGGCGTCGGGGAAGTGAAGGGAGGCGTTGTGAAATACAAATTAACGAAAGCTGACGAAGAGAATCTAACGACGGGGTTGAGGCGAGCGCTGAGGATCTTGGTCGCCGCGGGAGCTGAGGAGGTGGGGACGTATAGGAGCGATGGGCAGAGGTTGAGGTGCGATGGAGTCGAGGAGGAGGATCTGGAGAAGTTTCTGGAGACGGTGGATGCGCCGCCTGGAGTTGTGTCGATGAGTAGGTGGTGGACTCATTCGTTCACGGCGCATCAGATGGGGTGTTGCCGTATGGGCGCGACGGAGGAGGAAGGAGCTGTTGATGGATACGGAGAGAGCTGGGAGGCGGAGGGTTTGTATGTGTGTGATGCGAGTGTGATGCCTACGGCTCTTGGTGTTAATCCTATGATCACCACGCAGAGTACTGCTTACTGCATATCGAAGAGATTAGCTGcgttgatgaagaagaagcaagattga
- the LOC106370945 gene encoding phospholipid--sterol O-acyltransferase-like, whose amino-acid sequence MGADLKSVTAYCTVIAVILLLCGGGAAVEEDENEFHGDYSKLSGIIIPGFASTQLRAWSILDCPYSPLDFNPLDLVWLDSTKLLSAVNCWFKCMVLDPYNETDHPECKSRPDSGLSAITELDPGYITGPLSTVWKEWLKWCVEFGIEANAIVAVPYDWRLSPTKLEERDLYFHKLKLTFETALKLRGGPSIVFAHSMGNNVFRYFLEWLRLEIAPKHYLEWLDQHIHAYFAVGAPLLGSVEAIKSTLSGVTFGLPVSEGTARLLSNSFASSLWLMPFSKNCKGDNTFWKHFSGGAAKKNKHVYHCTDEEYQSKYSGWPTNIINIEIPSPDGLDAYPSVTEAVKANMTNMECGLPTLLSFTARELADGTLFKAIKDYDPDSARMLHQLKKLYHDDPVMNPLTPWERPPIKNVFCIYGAHLKTEVGYYFAPSGKPYPDNWIITDVIYETEGSLVSRSGTVVDGNAGPITGDETVPYHSLSWCKNWLGPKVNITMAPQPEHDGSDVQIELNVEHEHGSDIIANMTKAPRVKYITFYEDSESIPGKRTAVWELDKANHRNIVRSPVLMRELWLQMWHDIQPGAKSKFVTKAKRGPLRDADCYWDYGKACCAWQEYCEYRYSFGDVHLGQSCRLRNTSANMLLQYI is encoded by the exons ATGGGAGCGGATTTGAAATCCGTAACGGCTTACTGTACCGTCATCGCCGTTATCTTACTGCTCTGCGGTGGCGGTGCGGCGGTGGAGGAGGATGAGAACGAGTTCCACGGCGACTACTCGAAGCTTTCAGGTATAATCATCCCCGGGTTCGCGTCAACGCAGCTGAGAGCGTGGTCGATCCTCGACTGTCCTTACTCCCCGTTGGACTTCAATCCTCTCGACCTCGTTTGGCTAGACTCCACTAAG CTTCTCTCTGCTGTCAACTGCTGGTTTAAGTGTATGGTGTTAGATCCTTATAATGAAACGGATCATCCCGAGTGTAAGTCACGCCCTGATAGTGGTCTTTCAGCGATCACAGAGTTGGATCCAGGTTACATAACAG GTCCTCTTTCTACAGTCTGGAAGGAGTGGCTTAAGTGGTGTGTTGAGTTTGGCATAGAGGCTAACGCAATTGTAGCTGTTCCTTACGATTGGAGATTGTCGCCAACCAAATTGGAAGAGCGTGACCTGTACTTTCATAAGCTCAA gttgacATTTGAAACTGCTTTAAAACTACGGGGTGGTCCTTCTATAGTGTTTGCCCATTCTATGGGTAATAATGTCTTCAGATACTTTCTGGAGTGGCTGAGGCTAGAAATTGCACCAAAACATTActtggagtggcttgatcagCACATCCATGCCTATTTCGCTGTTG GAGCTCCTCTTCTTGGTTCAGTTGAGGCAATCAAATCTACTCTCTCTGGTGTAACGTTTGGCCTTCCTGTTTCTGAG GGAACTGCTCGACTGTTGTCCAATTCTTTTGCTTCTTCGTTGTGGCTTATGCCATTTTCAAAGAATTGCAAGGGTGATAACACGTTCTGGAAGCATTTTTCTGGTGGTGCTGCAAAGAAAAATAAGCATGTATACCACTGTACTGACGAGGAATATCAATCGAAATATTCTGGCTGGCCCACCAATATCATCAACATTGAAATTCCTTCCCCTGACG GCCTTGATGCGTATCCATCAGTTACAGAAGCAGTTAAAGCCAACATGACCAACATGGAATGTGGTCTCCCTACTCTATTGTCTTTCACAGCCCGTGAATTAGCAGATGGGACTCTGTTCAAAGCAATTAAAGACTATGATCCAGATAGCGCGAGGATGCTACACCAGTTAAAGAA GTTGTATCATGATGACCCTGTTATGAACCCACTGACTCCTTGGGAGAGACCAcctataaaaaatgtattttgcaTATATGGTGCTCATTTAAAGACAGAG GTTGGCTATTACTTTGCCCCAAGTGGCAAACCTTATCCTGATAATTGGATCATTACGGATGTCATTTACGAAACTGAAGGTTCCCTCGTGTCAAG GTCTGGAACTGTGGTTGATGGGAACGCTGGGCCTATAACTGGGGATGAGACG GTACCCTATCATTCACTCTCTTGGTGCAAGAATTGGCTCGGACCTAAAGTCAACATAACAATGGCTCCCCAG CCAGAACACGATGGAAGTGATGTACAAATCGAATTGAATGTTGAACATGAGCATGGGTCAGACATCATAGCGAACATGACAAAAGCACCAAGGGTGAAATACATAACCTTCTACGAAGACTCTGAGAGTATTCCAGGAAAGAGAACGGCAGTCTGGGAGCTTGATAAAG CGAATCACAGGAACATCGTTAGATCTCCAGTTCTTATGAGAGAGTTATGGCTTCAGATGTGGCATGACATTCAACCTGGTGCAAAGTCCAAATTTGTCACCAAAg CCAAGCGCGGGCCACTTAGAGATGCGGACTGCTACTGGGATTACGGGAAAGCATGTTGTGCTTGGCAAGAATACTGTGAATACAG ATACAGTTTTGGGGATGTTCACCTAGGACAAAGTTGTAGATTGAGGAACACATCTGCTAATATGCTGCTCCAGTACATATAG
- the LOC106401177 gene encoding pre-mRNA-processing factor 39-2 isoform X3, which produces MQQDWSRVANIYTKILENPIQNLDRYFANFKELAETRPLSELRSAEESAAVAAASDASKASPSESDGKADEEKSQADGSSEQSPKLETAGSTDPEELKNYIAIREAMYIKAKEFESKIIGFEMAIRRPYFHVRPLNAAELENWHNYLDFIEKDGDFNKVVKLYERCLVACANYPEYWIRYVLSMETSGSMDLADNALARATQVFVKRQPEIHLFAARFKEQNGDIAAARAAFQLVHSEISPGLVEAVIKHANMEHRQGKPEDAFALYEQVIALEKGKENSTVLPLLYAQYSRFSYLVSGDAEKARKILVEALDHVQPSKPLLETVLHFESLLPAPRQIDYLAPFVEKVINPNSDAQNVASSTEREELSLIYIEFLGLFGDVKTIKKAEDQHAKLFRRSTSELRKRSADDFLSSDRTKMAKTYNGAPPAQPASAQAQWSGGYAAQPQTWPQAQAAPAQPQQWNPAYGQQAAYGAYPAGYTAPQAPAPVPQAAAYGAYPAQAYPAQSYAPPVAGAAPVQQPTAAAPQAYYNTYY; this is translated from the exons ATGCAGCAGGACTGGAGCCGAGTTGCCAATATTTACACCAAAATATTGGAAAATCCTATTCAAAATCTTGATAGATACTTCGCCAA CTTTAAGGAACTAGCCGAAACAAGGCCTCTGTCAGAACTAAGGAGTGCCGAGGAATCTGCGGCAGTTGCAGCTGCTAGTGATGCTTCTAAAGCTTCACCATCTGAGTCTGATGGAAAGGCAGATGAAGAAAAATCTCAAGCTGATGGTTCCTCCGAACAATCTCCTAAATTGGAAACTGCTGGTTCAACTGACCCCGAGGAGTTGAAGAATTACATTGCCATCAGAGAAGCCATGTATATAAAAGCCAAAGAGTTTGAATCCAAGATCATTGGTTTTGAAATGGCTATAAGAAGGCCATATTTCCATGTGCGGCCTCTCAATGCTGCAGAGCTAGAGAACTGGCATAACTATCTGGATTTCATAGAGAAGGATGGGGACTTCAATAAG GTTGTCAAGCTATATGAAAGATGTCTAGTGGCATGTGCAAATTACCCTGAATACTGGATTCGATATGTACTAAGCATGGAAACAAGTGGAAGTATGGACCTTGCAGACAACGCCCTTGCTCGAGCAACTCAAGTGTTTGTCAAG AGACAACCAGAAATTCACCTTTTTGCTGCTCGATTTAAAGAGCAAAATGGGGACATAGCTGCTGCAAGAGCTGCATTCCAGTTAGTGCACTCTGAAATTTCTCCCGGACTTGTTGAAGCAGTGATTAAACACGCGAACATGGAACATCGACAA GGAAAGCCAGAGGATGCTTTCGCATTGTATGAGCAAGTGATTGCTCTTgaaaagggaaaagagaactccaCAGTACTGCCGCTGCTGTATGCTCAGTATTCAAGATTTTCATATTTG GTTTCAGGGGACGCTGAGAAAGCTAGGAAGATTCTAGTCGAAGCACTTGACCACGTGCAGCCTTCAAAACCTCTCCTGGAAACAGTGCTTCATTTTGAGAGTCTTCTGCCAGCACCAAGACAGATTGATTACCTTGCGCCATTTGTTGAGAAGGTTATAAATCCAAATTCAGATGCCCAGAACGTTGCAAGCTCCACTGAGAGAGAAGAGCTATCGTTGATATATATAGAG TTCTTGGGCCTTTTTGGAGATGTCAAGACCATCAAAAAGGCAGAAGATCAACACGCTAAACTCTTTCGCCGGAGCACGTCAGAGCTGAGAAAGCGCAGCGCAGATGACTTTCTATCTTCTGATAGGACTAAAATGGCGAAAACTTACAACGGCGCTCCTCCTGCTCAGCCAGCGTCTGCACAAGCTCAGTGGTCTGGTGGCTACGCTGCACAGCCTCAGACTTGGCCACAAGCACAAGCCGCTCCTGCACAACCACAACAATGGAACCCCGCCTATGGCCAGCag GCTGCGTATGGTGCATATCCCGCTGGTTATACTGCTCCACAAGCACCAGCACCCGTCCCACAAGCTGCTGCTTATGGCGCATATCCTGCTCAG GCATATCCAGCACAGAGTTACGCACCTCCTGTTGCTGGTGCAGCACCGGTCCAGCAACCCACTGCTGCTGCTCCTCAAGCTTACTACAACACTTACTACTGA
- the LOC106401177 gene encoding pre-mRNA-processing factor 39-2 isoform X2 produces MLFLGRLFERALVYVGTDFLSSPLWDKYIEYECMQQDWSRVANIYTKILENPIQNLDRYFANFKELAETRPLSELRSAEESAAVAAASDASKASPSESDGKADEEKSQADGSSEQSPKLETAGSTDPEELKNYIAIREAMYIKAKEFESKIIGFEMAIRRPYFHVRPLNAAELENWHNYLDFIEKDGDFNKVVKLYERCLVACANYPEYWIRYVLSMETSGSMDLADNALARATQVFVKRQPEIHLFAARFKEQNGDIAAARAAFQLVHSEISPGLVEAVIKHANMEHRQGKPEDAFALYEQVIALEKGKENSTVLPLLYAQYSRFSYLVSGDAEKARKILVEALDHVQPSKPLLETVLHFESLLPAPRQIDYLAPFVEKVINPNSDAQNVASSTEREELSLIYIEFLGLFGDVKTIKKAEDQHAKLFRRSTSELRKRSADDFLSSDRTKMAKTYNGAPPAQPASAQAQWSGGYAAQPQTWPQAQAAPAQPQQWNPAYGQQAAYGAYPAGYTAPQAPAPVPQAAAYGAYPAQAYPAQSYAPPVAGAAPVQQPTAAAPQAYYNTYY; encoded by the exons ATGCTTTTTCTAGGAAG GCTTTTTGAACGCGCTCTAGTTTACGTTGGGACTGATTTTCTGTCATCTCCATTGTGGGACAAATACATTGAGTATGAGTGCATGCAGCAGGACTGGAGCCGAGTTGCCAATATTTACACCAAAATATTGGAAAATCCTATTCAAAATCTTGATAGATACTTCGCCAA CTTTAAGGAACTAGCCGAAACAAGGCCTCTGTCAGAACTAAGGAGTGCCGAGGAATCTGCGGCAGTTGCAGCTGCTAGTGATGCTTCTAAAGCTTCACCATCTGAGTCTGATGGAAAGGCAGATGAAGAAAAATCTCAAGCTGATGGTTCCTCCGAACAATCTCCTAAATTGGAAACTGCTGGTTCAACTGACCCCGAGGAGTTGAAGAATTACATTGCCATCAGAGAAGCCATGTATATAAAAGCCAAAGAGTTTGAATCCAAGATCATTGGTTTTGAAATGGCTATAAGAAGGCCATATTTCCATGTGCGGCCTCTCAATGCTGCAGAGCTAGAGAACTGGCATAACTATCTGGATTTCATAGAGAAGGATGGGGACTTCAATAAG GTTGTCAAGCTATATGAAAGATGTCTAGTGGCATGTGCAAATTACCCTGAATACTGGATTCGATATGTACTAAGCATGGAAACAAGTGGAAGTATGGACCTTGCAGACAACGCCCTTGCTCGAGCAACTCAAGTGTTTGTCAAG AGACAACCAGAAATTCACCTTTTTGCTGCTCGATTTAAAGAGCAAAATGGGGACATAGCTGCTGCAAGAGCTGCATTCCAGTTAGTGCACTCTGAAATTTCTCCCGGACTTGTTGAAGCAGTGATTAAACACGCGAACATGGAACATCGACAA GGAAAGCCAGAGGATGCTTTCGCATTGTATGAGCAAGTGATTGCTCTTgaaaagggaaaagagaactccaCAGTACTGCCGCTGCTGTATGCTCAGTATTCAAGATTTTCATATTTG GTTTCAGGGGACGCTGAGAAAGCTAGGAAGATTCTAGTCGAAGCACTTGACCACGTGCAGCCTTCAAAACCTCTCCTGGAAACAGTGCTTCATTTTGAGAGTCTTCTGCCAGCACCAAGACAGATTGATTACCTTGCGCCATTTGTTGAGAAGGTTATAAATCCAAATTCAGATGCCCAGAACGTTGCAAGCTCCACTGAGAGAGAAGAGCTATCGTTGATATATATAGAG TTCTTGGGCCTTTTTGGAGATGTCAAGACCATCAAAAAGGCAGAAGATCAACACGCTAAACTCTTTCGCCGGAGCACGTCAGAGCTGAGAAAGCGCAGCGCAGATGACTTTCTATCTTCTGATAGGACTAAAATGGCGAAAACTTACAACGGCGCTCCTCCTGCTCAGCCAGCGTCTGCACAAGCTCAGTGGTCTGGTGGCTACGCTGCACAGCCTCAGACTTGGCCACAAGCACAAGCCGCTCCTGCACAACCACAACAATGGAACCCCGCCTATGGCCAGCag GCTGCGTATGGTGCATATCCCGCTGGTTATACTGCTCCACAAGCACCAGCACCCGTCCCACAAGCTGCTGCTTATGGCGCATATCCTGCTCAG GCATATCCAGCACAGAGTTACGCACCTCCTGTTGCTGGTGCAGCACCGGTCCAGCAACCCACTGCTGCTGCTCCTCAAGCTTACTACAACACTTACTACTGA
- the LOC106402174 gene encoding uncharacterized protein LOC106402174: MNTKTMRLPPRRVLTTEKRKERDGVISSVVKPPESTVTKFPPPPNLGPPAVNSISKKALIAAEPVGSNQLMLAGYLSHEFLTSGTLFGEQWNPARAQACPPEPKKVKPNHAVEPVEESEPKRKRYMEVANLLRSDGAHMPGIVNPAQLARFLKL, translated from the coding sequence ATGAACACCAAAACGATGCGTTTACCCCCACGTCGCGTTCTAACGACGGAAAAGCGCAAAGAAAGAGACGGCGTTATCTCCTCCGTCGTGAAGCCGCCGGAATCCACCGTGACGAAGTTTCCTCCACCGCCGAATCTTGGTCCTCCGGCGGTTAATTCCATTTCCAAGAAAGCTCTAATCGCAGCCGAGCCGGTCGGCTCGAACCAGCTAATGTTAGCCGGTTACTTGAGTCACGAGTTTCTCACCAGCGGCACACTCTTCGGGGAGCAATGGAATCCGGCTCGAGCCCAAGCCTGTCCACCCGAGCCAAAGAAGGTGAAGCCGAACCATGCAGTTGAGCCGGTTGAGGAAAGTGAGCCGAAACGGAAGCGGTACATGGAAGTCGCTAATCTCCTCAGGTCAGATGGGGCCCACATGCCCGGCATCGTCAATCCTGCCCAGCTTGCCCGATTCCTCAAACTGTGA